Proteins from a genomic interval of Streptomyces sp. Tu6071:
- a CDS encoding tetratricopeptide repeat protein, whose product MAANYVNGGMHAYFHANGITGEPGPVMTLPAAPSVFVGREHEVARVRDVLAPVSKGDRARAVVVSVLTGLGGIGKTALALHTAHLAYEEGWYTDVVFVDLRGYDRDPLSADQALEVVLRALDPKAVDVPPTQLQRAGLLSSKMAAFAREGRSVLLVADNASSSAQIRPLVPVGGRHRLLVTSRHSHPDLGARLVDIASLSNGAGIALLRARLLETRPADGRVDNAHPDACALVTWCAGHPLALRICAAVLVLNPSLTVGDLLRDLKEQRSRVDALDAYVHSTDSERALRATFDMSHHQLRPRPRQLLHLLALTPGADIGLPAAAALAQREPAEVRRELEELTRAHLLTHDLVAGGSRWAMHDLTRDHAAHQTDAGNPDGRPDDEAARAWLLAHYSVLADAADQHLRALPGTPVPDTFPGHAEALAWMDVECVNLLAVIRERRNPATARLALCLATHLDYRRRFEDAVAVFSQAVEVLRATGDRAREGAAQNCLGNALYNLRRHDEAVAAHEESLTICRETRDRRGESRALNGLGLALQEVGRCDEAITVLEDSLVVCRGIEDAQGESTALNRLGLALQEVKRYSDAITAHEESLAICREIEDRRGESKALNNLGLALGETEDFEGALAAHRADLKICREIGDRHSESLAYVNLGRTLYESGHYEEAVTAFKEAWPILRNADDHHSEGVAHLLLGIALREAGRNDEAATAFEKASTVLHKTDDHHSEGLALFQLGFTHYEAGHYKMAISPLDKAVPLLRETDEPHFAGVTLNVLGVALLMAGDFEEAITAHQEALAVHRETDDRENAALTLGALGLALHEAKSYEKAVLAYEQAVTIYRQIGDRKSESETLDNLGLTLRKLRRYERAVAAHEQALAICRETGDLDGESASVEHLTTARAVSANEARLPSAE is encoded by the coding sequence ATGGCGGCCAATTACGTCAACGGTGGGATGCACGCATATTTCCACGCGAACGGGATCACGGGCGAGCCCGGCCCGGTGATGACGCTTCCGGCAGCTCCCTCCGTATTCGTCGGTCGTGAACACGAGGTCGCACGGGTGCGTGACGTCCTCGCGCCGGTGTCGAAGGGCGACCGTGCGCGTGCCGTGGTGGTGAGCGTGCTGACCGGGCTGGGCGGGATCGGCAAGACAGCCCTGGCCCTGCACACCGCGCATCTCGCCTACGAAGAGGGCTGGTACACGGATGTGGTGTTCGTGGACCTGCGTGGGTACGACCGCGATCCCCTCAGCGCCGACCAGGCACTCGAAGTCGTTCTGCGCGCTCTGGACCCGAAAGCGGTCGATGTCCCTCCGACACAGCTTCAGCGGGCGGGACTGCTGAGCTCGAAAATGGCCGCCTTCGCGCGCGAGGGGCGGAGCGTGCTGCTGGTGGCGGACAACGCCTCCTCCTCAGCCCAGATCCGGCCACTGGTGCCGGTCGGTGGCCGTCACCGGTTGTTGGTGACCTCTCGGCACAGTCACCCCGACCTCGGCGCCCGTCTCGTGGACATCGCCTCGCTCAGCAACGGGGCGGGTATCGCACTTCTCCGGGCCAGGCTTCTGGAAACACGCCCTGCCGATGGACGCGTGGACAACGCCCACCCGGACGCCTGCGCCCTCGTCACCTGGTGCGCGGGGCACCCGTTGGCCCTGCGCATCTGCGCCGCCGTCCTCGTCCTGAACCCCAGCCTCACCGTCGGTGACCTCTTAAGAGACCTCAAGGAGCAGCGTTCGCGTGTCGACGCCCTTGACGCGTACGTCCACAGCACCGACTCCGAACGCGCGTTGCGCGCCACCTTCGACATGTCCCATCACCAACTCCGGCCGCGCCCGAGGCAGCTTCTCCACCTGTTGGCCCTCACACCCGGCGCCGATATCGGCCTGCCCGCGGCGGCCGCGCTCGCTCAGCGAGAGCCGGCAGAAGTCCGCCGGGAGCTGGAAGAGCTGACCCGGGCCCACCTTCTCACCCACGACTTGGTCGCGGGTGGGAGCCGCTGGGCCATGCACGACCTCACGCGCGACCACGCCGCCCACCAGACCGACGCCGGCAACCCTGACGGCCGGCCGGACGACGAGGCGGCACGCGCCTGGCTGCTCGCTCACTACAGTGTGCTGGCCGACGCGGCCGACCAGCATCTGCGAGCCTTGCCCGGCACCCCGGTGCCCGACACCTTTCCCGGCCACGCCGAAGCCCTGGCCTGGATGGACGTCGAATGTGTCAACCTGCTGGCCGTCATCCGCGAACGGCGGAACCCCGCCACCGCGCGCCTCGCCCTCTGTCTGGCGACGCACCTCGATTACCGCCGGCGCTTCGAGGACGCCGTCGCTGTCTTCAGCCAGGCCGTCGAAGTCCTTCGCGCCACCGGCGACCGCGCCCGCGAAGGCGCGGCCCAGAACTGTCTCGGCAACGCCCTGTACAACCTGAGGCGTCACGACGAAGCCGTTGCCGCCCACGAGGAATCCCTCACCATCTGCCGCGAGACCCGCGACCGCCGAGGTGAAAGCAGGGCCCTCAATGGCCTCGGGCTCGCCCTGCAAGAAGTCGGACGCTGCGACGAAGCCATCACCGTCCTCGAAGATTCCCTCGTCGTCTGCCGTGGGATCGAGGACGCCCAAGGCGAAAGCACAGCGCTCAATCGCCTCGGACTCGCCCTGCAAGAAGTCAAGCGCTACAGCGACGCGATCACCGCGCACGAGGAATCGCTCGCCATCTGCCGCGAAATCGAAGACCGCCGAGGCGAAAGCAAAGCTTTGAACAACCTCGGACTTGCCCTGGGCGAGACGGAGGACTTCGAGGGAGCTCTCGCGGCGCACCGAGCGGACCTCAAAATCTGTCGCGAGATCGGCGACCGCCACAGCGAAAGTCTCGCCTACGTCAACCTCGGGAGAACGCTGTACGAGTCCGGACACTATGAAGAAGCCGTCACCGCCTTCAAAGAAGCGTGGCCCATCCTCCGCAACGCCGACGACCACCACAGCGAAGGTGTGGCCCACCTCCTTCTGGGCATCGCACTGCGAGAGGCTGGACGCAACGACGAAGCCGCCACCGCATTCGAAAAGGCCAGTACCGTCCTTCACAAGACCGACGACCACCACAGCGAAGGCTTGGCTCTCTTCCAGCTCGGCTTTACTCACTACGAAGCCGGGCATTACAAGATGGCCATCTCTCCCCTGGACAAAGCCGTCCCGCTCCTTCGCGAAACCGATGAGCCGCATTTCGCGGGAGTGACTCTCAACGTACTCGGCGTCGCACTGCTCATGGCGGGAGATTTCGAAGAAGCCATCACCGCACATCAGGAAGCACTCGCCGTCCACCGTGAGACCGACGACCGCGAGAATGCGGCCTTGACCCTCGGTGCTCTCGGCTTGGCCCTGCACGAGGCCAAGAGCTACGAGAAGGCCGTCCTCGCATACGAACAAGCCGTCACCATCTACCGCCAGATCGGCGACCGCAAAAGTGAAAGCGAGACCCTCGACAATCTCGGCCTCACACTGCGTAAGCTGCGGCGCTACGAGAGAGCCGTCGCCGCACACGAACAGGCCCTCGCCATCTGTCGCGAGACCGGTGATCTCGACGGCGAAAGCGCGAGCGTCGAACACCTGACGACAGCCCGTGCGGTGAGCGCGAACGAGGCACGTCTCCCGTCGGCAGAGTGA
- a CDS encoding DUF397 domain-containing protein, whose product MSTLNWFKSTYSSSEGDSCVEVALTPAAVHVRDSKDTTRPGFTAAPTAWADFLLEAVRAR is encoded by the coding sequence ATGAGCACCCTCAACTGGTTCAAGAGCACCTACAGCAGCTCGGAGGGCGACAGCTGCGTAGAGGTCGCCCTCACCCCGGCCGCCGTCCACGTCCGCGACTCCAAGGACACCACACGCCCCGGCTTCACCGCCGCCCCCACCGCGTGGGCCGACTTCCTCCTCGAAGCAGTCCGTGCACGCTGA
- a CDS encoding teichoic acid biosynthesis protein C, protein MIRNSERHPSRRALLALGGAGALSAAAVPLATGAAAAATSRTTDTAAPRPTGAAPFRTAAPAASRAAAAAAPPAPGSALLVDSPRLDLNSPAENWIREKATKDLTIIQSFGYDNANGHLYLLQVTPGGLRLDGESAPVSAVDRSVHGDLTLTKWDLSGEVLGHMYLRGFGHGMNIGVEPVGGSAYLWTEVDAVPLHAAPPNENSSRGTRLARFPFTDGKVLDSTDPGLTKHTPVPGSTTNTATVDPVYGRLAVRYVDKDGRTKYQVHDLDLARLGIWSTPLATIDEPKPHAVPGWPLSTYGTPYFQGYAVVGRYLYMLHGNAYGDTQEINGETVVISRPGVGNTFLSAVDLTTGAFAPAPRSPFNAHVNPCYTAAANSLIHREPEGLGVRVPDPARPGVFSIGIGFAGGEKGERTATIYGKSGLIAPS, encoded by the coding sequence ATGATCCGGAACAGTGAGAGACACCCCAGCCGCCGCGCCCTGCTCGCCCTGGGCGGAGCCGGAGCGCTCTCCGCGGCGGCCGTCCCGCTCGCGACGGGCGCGGCGGCTGCCGCGACCTCTCGTACGACCGATACCGCGGCCCCTCGTCCGACCGGTGCCGCGCCCTTCCGTACAGCTGCCCCCGCGGCCTCTCGTGCGGCGGCTGCCGCGGCCCCTCCCGCCCCCGGCTCGGCCCTCCTGGTGGACTCCCCGCGGCTCGACCTGAACAGCCCGGCGGAGAACTGGATACGGGAGAAGGCCACCAAGGACCTCACCATCATCCAGTCCTTCGGCTACGACAACGCCAACGGCCACCTCTACCTCCTCCAGGTGACGCCGGGCGGTCTGCGACTGGACGGGGAATCCGCTCCCGTGAGCGCCGTGGACCGCAGCGTGCACGGCGACCTGACCCTCACCAAGTGGGACCTGTCCGGCGAGGTGCTCGGCCACATGTACCTGCGCGGCTTCGGGCACGGCATGAACATCGGCGTCGAACCGGTCGGCGGCTCGGCCTACTTGTGGACCGAGGTCGACGCCGTGCCGCTGCACGCCGCACCGCCCAACGAGAACTCCAGCCGCGGCACCCGCCTTGCCCGGTTCCCCTTCACCGACGGCAAGGTGCTCGACTCCACGGACCCCGGCCTCACCAAGCACACCCCGGTGCCCGGCTCCACGACCAACACGGCCACCGTCGACCCGGTCTACGGCCGCCTCGCCGTCCGCTACGTGGACAAGGACGGCCGCACGAAGTACCAGGTGCACGACCTCGACCTCGCGCGCCTCGGCATCTGGAGCACGCCCCTCGCCACGATCGACGAACCGAAGCCCCACGCGGTCCCCGGCTGGCCGCTCTCCACGTACGGCACCCCCTACTTCCAGGGGTACGCCGTCGTGGGCCGGTACCTCTACATGCTGCACGGCAACGCCTACGGCGACACCCAGGAGATCAACGGCGAGACGGTGGTGATCTCGCGCCCCGGCGTCGGCAACACCTTCCTCAGCGCGGTGGACCTCACCACGGGCGCCTTCGCCCCCGCCCCGCGCTCACCCTTCAACGCCCACGTCAACCCCTGCTACACCGCCGCCGCGAACAGCCTGATACATCGCGAGCCGGAAGGGCTCGGCGTCCGCGTCCCCGATCCGGCCAGGCCCGGCGTGTTCAGCATCGGCATCGGCTTCGCGGGCGGCGAGAAGGGCGAGCGCACGGCGACCATCTACGGCAAGTCCGGTCTGATCGCCCCCTCCTGA
- a CDS encoding family 43 glycosylhydrolase, with the protein MSAPPPHASRSFHASRSFHASRSFRRPRLFGVLRLFGALAVLVLLGAGTNAVRPDEAAAAPSAAAQAAAPSAAAGTFRNPLNTGPDPYMTHWNGNYYLTTTQGNSVKMWRSPSLSTLLTADPVTVWTDTDTSRNQHIWAPEFYRFGDRWYLYYTADDGTDDHHRVFVAESERDDPTGPYHFKAKLAPPNHANDFAIDPGILQVNGRLYLAYSGINQYQHNGLNIAPLSNPYTVSGNAVALNAAGGCPEVREGPEFLYRNGRTWMTYSTCDTGKPDYQLWMMSLPDGADPLVPGNWQQHQGPVFSRADDHGVYGPGHHALFKSPDGKEDWIVYHAKSTSVNTYSNRTTRAQRIGWKADGSPDFGVPLATGATQDLPSGDPGPSAYWINDDGRSSGAGSLAYTGTWNSGTGCGVQCFWGDDHWSATAGNTATYTFTGTRIALLSVRDTGNGYAGVSIDGGAEQRLDYYGTPRTGENLQYLSPRLPSGKHTLRVRVTGDHDGQSGASFVSVDRAEVWTN; encoded by the coding sequence ATGAGCGCGCCCCCGCCCCACGCCTCGCGTTCGTTCCACGCCTCGCGTTCGTTCCACGCCTCGCGTTCGTTCCGCCGCCCGCGCCTGTTCGGAGTCCTGCGCCTGTTCGGTGCTCTCGCCGTCCTCGTCCTCCTCGGCGCGGGTACGAACGCGGTCCGCCCCGACGAGGCCGCCGCCGCGCCGTCCGCCGCCGCCCAGGCAGCCGCCCCGTCCGCCGCCGCCGGGACGTTCCGCAACCCGCTCAACACGGGCCCCGACCCGTACATGACGCACTGGAACGGCAACTACTACCTGACGACCACGCAGGGGAACAGCGTCAAGATGTGGCGCTCCCCGTCCCTGAGCACCCTCCTGACGGCCGATCCCGTCACCGTGTGGACCGACACCGACACGAGCCGCAACCAGCACATCTGGGCGCCGGAGTTCTACCGCTTCGGCGACCGCTGGTACCTCTACTACACGGCCGACGACGGCACCGACGACCACCACCGCGTCTTCGTCGCCGAGTCCGAGCGCGACGACCCCACGGGCCCGTACCACTTCAAGGCGAAGCTCGCCCCGCCGAACCACGCGAACGACTTCGCCATCGACCCCGGCATCCTCCAGGTCAACGGCCGCCTCTACCTCGCCTACAGCGGCATCAACCAGTACCAGCACAACGGCCTGAACATCGCGCCGCTGTCGAACCCGTACACCGTCTCGGGCAACGCCGTCGCGCTCAACGCGGCCGGGGGCTGCCCGGAGGTGCGCGAGGGCCCGGAGTTCCTCTACCGCAACGGCCGCACCTGGATGACGTACTCCACGTGCGACACCGGCAAGCCGGACTACCAGCTGTGGATGATGTCGCTCCCGGACGGAGCCGACCCGCTCGTGCCCGGCAACTGGCAGCAGCACCAGGGGCCCGTCTTCTCGCGCGCCGACGACCACGGCGTCTACGGGCCGGGGCACCACGCCCTCTTCAAGTCCCCCGACGGCAAGGAGGACTGGATCGTCTACCACGCCAAGTCCACGTCGGTGAACACCTACAGCAACCGCACGACGCGCGCGCAGCGCATCGGCTGGAAGGCGGACGGGAGCCCGGACTTCGGCGTCCCGCTCGCGACCGGCGCGACGCAGGACCTGCCCTCGGGCGACCCGGGCCCCAGCGCCTACTGGATCAACGACGACGGCCGTTCCAGCGGCGCGGGCTCCCTCGCCTACACCGGCACCTGGAACTCCGGCACCGGCTGCGGCGTGCAGTGCTTCTGGGGCGACGACCACTGGAGCGCGACGGCGGGCAACACCGCCACGTACACCTTCACCGGCACGAGGATCGCGCTCCTCTCCGTACGGGACACGGGCAACGGCTACGCGGGAGTGAGCATCGACGGCGGCGCCGAACAGCGCCTCGACTACTACGGCACCCCGCGCACCGGCGAGAACCTCCAGTACCTGAGCCCCCGCCTGCCGAGCGGCAAGCACACCCTGCGCGTCCGCGTGACCGGCGACCACGACGGCCAGTCCGGCGCGTCCTTCGTCAGCGTGGACAGGGCGGAGGTCTGGACGAACTGA
- a CDS encoding GNAT family N-acetyltransferase, which translates to MHILLETDRLTLRAVAEADTDDLLALDNDPAVTRFINGGRPTTREEIRSGSLPRLLRDYPGLGTRGYWAAQGRETGAFLGWFAFRPLAEHSPAEVELGYRLRREAWGRGYATEGSRALIRKGFRDLGVRRVTANTMTVNAKSRRVMEKCGLTFLRHFTEEWPEVIDGSEHGDVEYALTRAEWERGAGTGAGS; encoded by the coding sequence ATGCACATCCTCCTGGAGACCGACCGCCTCACCCTCCGCGCCGTCGCCGAGGCCGACACGGACGATCTTCTCGCGCTCGACAACGACCCCGCCGTGACGCGCTTCATCAACGGGGGGCGCCCCACGACCCGTGAGGAGATCCGGAGCGGTTCGCTGCCGCGCCTCCTCCGCGACTACCCGGGCCTCGGCACGCGGGGCTACTGGGCCGCGCAGGGGCGGGAAACGGGCGCGTTCCTCGGCTGGTTCGCCTTCCGTCCCCTCGCCGAGCACAGCCCCGCCGAGGTCGAACTCGGCTACCGCCTGCGCCGGGAGGCGTGGGGGAGGGGGTACGCGACGGAGGGCTCCCGCGCCCTGATCCGCAAGGGCTTCAGGGACCTCGGCGTGCGGCGCGTCACCGCCAACACCATGACGGTCAACGCGAAGTCCCGCCGCGTGATGGAGAAGTGCGGCCTCACCTTCCTCCGCCACTTCACCGAGGAGTGGCCGGAGGTGATCGACGGCTCGGAGCACGGGGACGTGGAGTACGCGCTGACGCGGGCGGAGTGGGAGCGCGGCGCGGGTACGGGCGCGGGGAGCTGA
- a CDS encoding Atu4866 domain-containing protein, translated as MTDSTGNVDVVGMWVTADGRIRQELLPDGRYDEARGTRRSAYTGSYTVTGAHIEYVDDTGFTATGDVRDGVLYHEHLVLHREEA; from the coding sequence ATGACAGACAGCACCGGGAACGTCGACGTGGTCGGCATGTGGGTCACGGCCGACGGCCGCATCCGCCAGGAACTCCTCCCGGACGGCCGCTACGACGAGGCGCGCGGCACCCGGCGCAGCGCCTACACCGGCAGCTACACCGTCACGGGCGCGCACATCGAGTACGTCGACGACACCGGCTTCACCGCGACGGGAGATGTCCGGGACGGGGTGCTGTACCACGAGCATCTGGTGCTCCACCGGGAGGAGGCATGA
- a CDS encoding SDR family NAD(P)-dependent oxidoreductase, with product MTTASSLPAPEFGGLTALVTGAARGIGKETVALLHARGARVVALDRRADVDALREEFPGVVTVRGDVAAEETAVRGVRTALDAFGGLDILVNNAGRTLNKPVTRTTVEDWDAVLSVNARGAFLFAREAFRVMAERGGGSIVATGSYAATVGLPEGAAYSASKGALAQLTKVLALEGGPLSIRANLVAAGVVETDFLDTFRPDSRAYLASFGGAHPLGRVARPGEIAEVLCFLASPRSAFVTGAVVAADGGFTAA from the coding sequence GTGACCACAGCGTCCTCCCTCCCCGCTCCCGAGTTCGGCGGACTGACCGCGCTCGTCACGGGCGCCGCGCGCGGCATCGGCAAGGAGACGGTCGCGCTGCTCCACGCACGCGGAGCCCGCGTCGTGGCGCTCGACAGGCGGGCGGACGTCGACGCGCTGCGCGAGGAGTTCCCCGGCGTCGTGACGGTGAGGGGCGACGTCGCGGCCGAGGAGACCGCCGTACGGGGCGTACGGACCGCCCTGGACGCCTTCGGCGGGCTCGACATCCTCGTCAACAACGCGGGCCGCACCCTGAACAAGCCCGTCACGCGCACCACGGTGGAGGACTGGGACGCCGTGCTGTCCGTCAACGCGCGCGGCGCCTTCCTCTTCGCCAGGGAGGCGTTCCGCGTCATGGCGGAGCGGGGCGGCGGCTCCATCGTCGCCACCGGTTCCTACGCGGCCACCGTCGGCCTCCCCGAGGGCGCCGCCTACAGCGCGTCGAAAGGCGCGCTGGCGCAGCTGACCAAGGTGCTGGCACTGGAGGGAGGCCCGCTGAGCATCCGCGCGAACCTCGTCGCCGCGGGCGTCGTCGAGACCGACTTCCTCGACACCTTCCGCCCCGACAGCCGCGCCTATCTCGCCTCGTTCGGCGGGGCGCATCCGCTCGGCAGGGTGGCGCGGCCGGGGGAGATCGCGGAGGTGCTGTGCTTCCTGGCCTCGCCGCGGTCGGCGTTCGTCACGGGGGCGGTGGTGGCGGCGGACGGCGGCTTCACGGCGGCGTGA
- a CDS encoding helix-turn-helix transcriptional regulator: MEENHLGEFLRARRAGLRPEDVGMPSHGVRRVSGLRREEAAVLAGVSADYYTRLEQGRERHPSAQVLGALAGALRLDADARAHLHRVAGVAPEEATHVAERVAPELRQLLDGYAHTPALVLNRTLDLLATNALADALYAPFAPADNLARMTFADPAGREFFADWDRSAEAAVANLRQASGYDPDHPRLRALVADLGAHSAAFRRLWARHDVRGKTRAAKRLVHPEVGALALTYQSFDVREAPGQQLVIYHAEPGSPSAQALALLGSLHAHAEPWHRSG; the protein is encoded by the coding sequence ATGGAGGAGAACCACTTGGGCGAGTTCCTGCGCGCGCGCCGCGCGGGGCTGCGCCCCGAGGACGTGGGGATGCCGAGCCACGGGGTGCGCAGGGTGAGCGGGCTGCGCCGTGAGGAGGCCGCCGTCCTGGCCGGGGTCAGCGCCGACTACTACACGCGCCTGGAGCAGGGCCGCGAACGCCACCCCTCGGCGCAGGTCCTCGGCGCCCTCGCCGGAGCCCTCCGCCTCGACGCGGACGCCCGCGCGCACCTGCACCGTGTCGCGGGGGTCGCCCCGGAGGAGGCCACGCACGTCGCGGAGCGGGTCGCGCCCGAACTGCGCCAGCTCCTCGACGGATACGCGCACACGCCCGCCCTCGTCCTGAATCGCACCCTCGACCTCCTCGCCACGAACGCCCTCGCCGACGCCCTCTACGCCCCCTTCGCCCCCGCGGACAACCTGGCCCGCATGACCTTCGCCGATCCGGCGGGCAGGGAGTTCTTCGCCGACTGGGACCGCTCGGCCGAGGCCGCCGTCGCGAATCTCCGCCAGGCGAGCGGCTACGACCCCGACCACCCGCGGCTGCGCGCCCTCGTGGCGGACCTCGGCGCGCACAGCGCGGCCTTCCGCCGCCTGTGGGCCCGGCACGACGTACGCGGCAAGACGCGGGCCGCGAAGCGGCTCGTCCACCCGGAAGTCGGCGCCCTCGCCCTGACGTACCAGTCCTTCGACGTACGCGAGGCCCCGGGCCAGCAACTCGTCATCTACCACGCCGAACCGGGCAGCCCCTCGGCCCAGGCCCTGGCCCTCCTGGGCTCCCTGCACGCGCACGCCGAGCCGTGGCACCGGTCCGGCTGA
- a CDS encoding helix-turn-helix domain-containing protein has product MPRMMTTGEPERSEVLLAFGAVLKRLRVLRELTQQEFADRVRFSPATVSSIEQGRRMPPEDFIGRSEAVLEARGVLEAFVPYLSRRRGMPNWYQEWAAMERSALGVYTYESRLLPGILQTPAYIRALLRAVPPTPRQEVIEERVESRLARQELLSTKRDPPTTYGFVIEQSVLDRGFGGVSVAQEQLTHLLDVIRDNWNVSVQIIPRYQPEHAGLDGPVHLMEAADHRWHAYTEGQLSGALISDPEPVSRLKQRYAKLSAQALSESDSKRLIEEMRDAT; this is encoded by the coding sequence ATGCCACGGATGATGACGACGGGCGAGCCGGAGCGCTCGGAGGTGCTGCTGGCTTTCGGGGCCGTGCTCAAGAGGCTCCGTGTTTTGCGGGAGCTCACGCAGCAGGAGTTCGCGGACCGGGTGCGCTTCTCCCCCGCCACGGTCTCCTCGATCGAGCAGGGGCGCCGGATGCCGCCGGAGGACTTCATCGGGCGGTCCGAAGCGGTGCTGGAGGCGCGCGGCGTCCTGGAGGCTTTCGTCCCGTACCTCTCACGCCGCCGGGGGATGCCGAACTGGTACCAGGAGTGGGCGGCGATGGAGCGGTCCGCTCTCGGCGTCTACACGTACGAGTCCCGCCTCCTGCCCGGAATCCTGCAAACCCCGGCGTACATTCGCGCGCTGCTGCGCGCCGTTCCGCCGACGCCCCGCCAAGAGGTGATCGAGGAGCGCGTCGAGAGCCGTCTCGCGCGGCAGGAACTCCTCAGCACCAAGCGCGACCCGCCCACCACCTACGGCTTCGTGATCGAACAGAGCGTGCTGGACAGGGGCTTCGGCGGAGTGAGTGTGGCGCAGGAGCAGTTGACCCACCTGCTCGACGTCATCCGGGACAACTGGAACGTGTCCGTGCAGATCATCCCGCGCTACCAGCCCGAGCACGCCGGTCTCGACGGCCCGGTGCACCTCATGGAGGCTGCGGACCACCGCTGGCACGCCTACACAGAGGGCCAGTTGAGCGGCGCGCTCATCTCCGACCCCGAACCGGTCAGCCGCCTCAAGCAGCGCTACGCGAAGTTGTCCGCGCAAGCCCTCAGCGAATCCGACTCGAAGCGACTGATCGAAGAAATGCGAGACGCGACATGA